One window of Papaver somniferum cultivar HN1 chromosome 9, ASM357369v1, whole genome shotgun sequence genomic DNA carries:
- the LOC113309432 gene encoding F-box/kelch-repeat protein At1g57790-like isoform X1, protein MVVVAPEMMIMLVMVPLLLSFLVQEEELERTFLCIVNPGDKEWKTQRITDIYDLEDLHSMLYFKGKMYIMCKGNDHLEIDVQHGSSEHDGDKILSIRKFQVSDYIGGYTVGGIFDTRMETYYVESFDEIFRIKKVILTRGVYDYVTNMVTAKLDFSSMFWVDVKRLDDHVLFLSQSAALCCLTKELGFTQGCVYFTQLEEMSFYKYDLEGKSIMLSVPCPDLPQPWLSPEWIMIPTTFSRVGDKRRGTECVFGNSGDRGDSMKEMEKGANLNTDEEKKDIEEARPWVTLGDDIVWSISSYLSPLDYMHLRAVRRTYRSVFPVENWRRFCPTRSLKTTDLSPWLVFAKDNEAVYNFINPMHNNENYLMSIPELLKGSTIRFSKDGWLLLSKGYYSLFFYNPFTKAIVKLPDLPDDNNYQFRGISFSSLPTSSDCSVFAISNYRTDEVSIAFIKRGDEMWTCDILDNVYLPPGKKDIAFEPTLNCPVFSRGAFYCLDLNGSLGVFKLEENGITWDILSMVPRPTCGFIYKSYLVELEGKLLSVLLGHFGKWVRIFRLDMSAMVWVEVEDLGRHVVFISNTSCIATVAPTSRMENKIYFSRLQNEKVLFFSLDSGKYHSLDSKHYGKDYSNSTENLRCSWIEPNWSETRQPSFDWSQHL, encoded by the exons ATGGTAGTAGTAGCACCGGAGATGATGATAATGTTGGTGATGGTTCCATTGTTGCTTTCCTTTTTGGTACAAGAAGAGGAGTTGGAAAGGACATTCTTGTGTATTGTCAACCCTGGTGACAAAGAATGGAAAACACAGAGAATCACTGACATATATGACCTGGAAGACCTGCACTCGATGCTGTACTTTAAAGGTAAGATGTATATAATGTGCAAGGGTAATGATCATTTAGAGatagatgtgcaacatggatcaTCTGAGCATGATGGTGATAAAATCCTCTCTATTAGGAAATTTCAAGTTAGTGATTACATAGGAGGCTATACAGTAGGAGGAATTTTTGACACGCGAATGGAAACATATTATGTGGAGTCTTTTGATGAAATATTCAGAATTAAGAAAGTTATCCTTACTAGAGGTGTTTATGATTATGTAACTAATATGGTGACAGCAAAGTTAGATTTCTCTTCGATGTTTTGGGTGGACGTGAAACGTTTGGATGATCATGTCTTATTTCTAAGCCAATCTGCTGCACTGTGTTGCTTGACTAAGGAGTTGGGTTTTACACAGGGTTGTGTGTATTTTACACAACTAGAGGAAATGAGCTTCTATAAGTATGACTTGGAAGGCAAAAGTATAATGCTTTCTGTACCATGTCCTGATCTTCCTCAGCCATGGTTATCTCCCGAGTGGATCATGATTCCTACAACTTTCAG TAGGGTTGGCGATAAAAGAAGAGGAACAGAATGTGTGTTTGGTAATAGCGGTGACCGAGGTGATAGTATGAAGGAAATGGAAAAAGGAGCTAATTTAAACACTGATGAAGAGAAAAAGGATATTGAGGAAGCAAGACCTTGGGTTACACTTGGGGACGATATAGTGTGGTCGATATCAAGCTATCTAAGCCCGTTGGATTACATGCATCTACGTGCTGTTCGTAGAACATATCGGTCTGTATTTCCTGTAGAGAATTGGAGAAGATTTTGTCCTACCAGGAGTTTGAAAACCACTGATTTGTCTCCATGGCTGGTTTTTGCCAAGGATAATGAAGCCGTCTACAATTTCATAAACCCAATGCATAATAATGAAAATTACCTCATGAGCATCCCTGAATTGTTAAAGGGTTCAACAATTCGCTTCTCCAAAGATGGTTGGTTACTCTTGTCAAAAGGTTATTATAGTTTGTTCTTCTACAATCCCTTCACAAAAGCAATTGTCAAACTGCCAGACTTACCGGATGATAATAATTATCAGTTCAGGGGTATCTCATTCTCGTCATTGCCGACTTCTTCAGATTGCTCAGTTTTCGCCATCAGTAACTACAGGACAGATGAAGTATCTATCGCCTTCATTAAACGGGGGGATGAAATGTGGACATGTGATATCTTAGATAACGTTTATTTGCCTCCCGGTAAGAAAGATATTGCATTTGAGCCAACTCTCAACTGTCCAGTTTTCTCCCGTGGAGCATTCTATTGTTTGGATCTGAATGGATCTTTAGGAGTATTCAAATTAGAAGAGAATGGCATTACCTGGGACATTCTTTCCATGGTTCCCCGGCCTACTTGTGGTTTTATCTATAAGAGTTATTTGGTGGAGCTTGAAGGAAAGCTTTTATCTGTACTATTAGGCCACTTTGGAAAATGGGTTCGGATTTTTAGATTGGACATGTCGGCAATGGTTTGGGTTGAAGTTGAAGATTTAGGACGGCATGTGGTGTTTATTAGCAATACATCTTGTATTGCAACAGTTGCTCCAACTAGTCGAATGGAGAACAAAATCTACTTTTCGAGGTTGCAGAACGAAAAAGTACTATTTTTTTCTCTTGACTCTGGTAAATATCACTCTCTTGACAGTAAGCATTATGGTAAAGACTATTCTAACTCGACAGAGAACTTAAGGTGCAGCTGGATAGAACCCAATTGGTCAGAGACCAGACAGCCAAGTTTTGATTGGTCCCAGCATTTATAG
- the LOC113309432 gene encoding F-box/kelch-repeat protein At1g57790-like isoform X2, with amino-acid sequence MVVVAPEMMIMLVMVPLLLSFLVQEEELERTFLCIVNPGDKEWKTQRITDIYDLEDLHSMLYFKGKMYIMCKGNDHLEIDVQHGSSEHDGDKILSIRKFQVSDYIGGYTVGGIFDTRMETYYVESFDEIFRIKKVILTRGVYDYVTNMVTAKLDFSSMFWVDVKRLDDHVLFLSQSAALCCLTKELGFTQGCVYFTQLEEMSFYKYDLEGKSIMLSVPCPDLPQPWLSPEWIMIPTTFRVGDKRRGTECVFGNSGDRGDSMKEMEKGANLNTDEEKKDIEEARPWVTLGDDIVWSISSYLSPLDYMHLRAVRRTYRSVFPVENWRRFCPTRSLKTTDLSPWLVFAKDNEAVYNFINPMHNNENYLMSIPELLKGSTIRFSKDGWLLLSKGYYSLFFYNPFTKAIVKLPDLPDDNNYQFRGISFSSLPTSSDCSVFAISNYRTDEVSIAFIKRGDEMWTCDILDNVYLPPGKKDIAFEPTLNCPVFSRGAFYCLDLNGSLGVFKLEENGITWDILSMVPRPTCGFIYKSYLVELEGKLLSVLLGHFGKWVRIFRLDMSAMVWVEVEDLGRHVVFISNTSCIATVAPTSRMENKIYFSRLQNEKVLFFSLDSGKYHSLDSKHYGKDYSNSTENLRCSWIEPNWSETRQPSFDWSQHL; translated from the exons ATGGTAGTAGTAGCACCGGAGATGATGATAATGTTGGTGATGGTTCCATTGTTGCTTTCCTTTTTGGTACAAGAAGAGGAGTTGGAAAGGACATTCTTGTGTATTGTCAACCCTGGTGACAAAGAATGGAAAACACAGAGAATCACTGACATATATGACCTGGAAGACCTGCACTCGATGCTGTACTTTAAAGGTAAGATGTATATAATGTGCAAGGGTAATGATCATTTAGAGatagatgtgcaacatggatcaTCTGAGCATGATGGTGATAAAATCCTCTCTATTAGGAAATTTCAAGTTAGTGATTACATAGGAGGCTATACAGTAGGAGGAATTTTTGACACGCGAATGGAAACATATTATGTGGAGTCTTTTGATGAAATATTCAGAATTAAGAAAGTTATCCTTACTAGAGGTGTTTATGATTATGTAACTAATATGGTGACAGCAAAGTTAGATTTCTCTTCGATGTTTTGGGTGGACGTGAAACGTTTGGATGATCATGTCTTATTTCTAAGCCAATCTGCTGCACTGTGTTGCTTGACTAAGGAGTTGGGTTTTACACAGGGTTGTGTGTATTTTACACAACTAGAGGAAATGAGCTTCTATAAGTATGACTTGGAAGGCAAAAGTATAATGCTTTCTGTACCATGTCCTGATCTTCCTCAGCCATGGTTATCTCCCGAGTGGATCATGATTCCTACAACTTTCAG GGTTGGCGATAAAAGAAGAGGAACAGAATGTGTGTTTGGTAATAGCGGTGACCGAGGTGATAGTATGAAGGAAATGGAAAAAGGAGCTAATTTAAACACTGATGAAGAGAAAAAGGATATTGAGGAAGCAAGACCTTGGGTTACACTTGGGGACGATATAGTGTGGTCGATATCAAGCTATCTAAGCCCGTTGGATTACATGCATCTACGTGCTGTTCGTAGAACATATCGGTCTGTATTTCCTGTAGAGAATTGGAGAAGATTTTGTCCTACCAGGAGTTTGAAAACCACTGATTTGTCTCCATGGCTGGTTTTTGCCAAGGATAATGAAGCCGTCTACAATTTCATAAACCCAATGCATAATAATGAAAATTACCTCATGAGCATCCCTGAATTGTTAAAGGGTTCAACAATTCGCTTCTCCAAAGATGGTTGGTTACTCTTGTCAAAAGGTTATTATAGTTTGTTCTTCTACAATCCCTTCACAAAAGCAATTGTCAAACTGCCAGACTTACCGGATGATAATAATTATCAGTTCAGGGGTATCTCATTCTCGTCATTGCCGACTTCTTCAGATTGCTCAGTTTTCGCCATCAGTAACTACAGGACAGATGAAGTATCTATCGCCTTCATTAAACGGGGGGATGAAATGTGGACATGTGATATCTTAGATAACGTTTATTTGCCTCCCGGTAAGAAAGATATTGCATTTGAGCCAACTCTCAACTGTCCAGTTTTCTCCCGTGGAGCATTCTATTGTTTGGATCTGAATGGATCTTTAGGAGTATTCAAATTAGAAGAGAATGGCATTACCTGGGACATTCTTTCCATGGTTCCCCGGCCTACTTGTGGTTTTATCTATAAGAGTTATTTGGTGGAGCTTGAAGGAAAGCTTTTATCTGTACTATTAGGCCACTTTGGAAAATGGGTTCGGATTTTTAGATTGGACATGTCGGCAATGGTTTGGGTTGAAGTTGAAGATTTAGGACGGCATGTGGTGTTTATTAGCAATACATCTTGTATTGCAACAGTTGCTCCAACTAGTCGAATGGAGAACAAAATCTACTTTTCGAGGTTGCAGAACGAAAAAGTACTATTTTTTTCTCTTGACTCTGGTAAATATCACTCTCTTGACAGTAAGCATTATGGTAAAGACTATTCTAACTCGACAGAGAACTTAAGGTGCAGCTGGATAGAACCCAATTGGTCAGAGACCAGACAGCCAAGTTTTGATTGGTCCCAGCATTTATAG